From the genome of Planctomycetia bacterium, one region includes:
- a CDS encoding PEP-CTERM sorting domain-containing protein (PEP-CTERM proteins occur, often in large numbers, in the proteomes of bacteria that also encode an exosortase, a predicted intramembrane cysteine proteinase. The presence of a PEP-CTERM domain at a protein's C-terminus predicts cleavage within the sorting domain, followed by covalent anchoring to some some component of the (usually Gram-negative) cell surface. Many PEP-CTERM proteins exhibit an unusual sequence composition that includes large numbers of potential glycosylation sites. Expression of one such protein has been shown restore the ability of a bacterium to form floc, a type of biofilm.), which translates to MFKLFFTIARFALIVLVFLEVTYPIHAQTYDLRNDWSDINNPNGVWSYRQGNSVLSSGTYPAGDFDLAQPAWLGSPPALWLKTQSNGSGLDSQIGDVVTHTVPTNLTNVVWTSPTSGIIDINGGVWMIREIDRSNDWFLRVNGNLLSSGSIASGDIYDRSNPFNFDNGSGGLLNNLSVNGGDVLELSFQATGDGVGDYVGVELSVTYAVPEPTTYLLIITTGLCATFYLWRKRQREEIAYSS; encoded by the coding sequence ATGTTCAAGCTGTTCTTTACAATTGCCCGATTTGCCTTGATTGTTCTGGTTTTCTTGGAAGTAACATATCCGATCCATGCTCAAACCTATGATCTTCGAAACGATTGGAGCGATATAAATAATCCGAATGGTGTTTGGAGCTATCGACAAGGCAATAGCGTTTTATCAAGTGGCACATATCCAGCGGGTGATTTCGATCTGGCACAACCCGCATGGTTAGGTAGTCCACCAGCGCTCTGGCTTAAAACACAATCAAATGGTTCTGGATTAGATTCTCAAATTGGCGATGTGGTTACTCATACAGTTCCGACTAACCTAACAAACGTAGTATGGACCAGCCCTACTTCCGGAATCATCGACATCAATGGAGGTGTTTGGATGATTCGTGAAATCGACCGCTCAAATGACTGGTTTTTACGGGTTAATGGCAACCTATTGTCTTCAGGTAGTATTGCTTCAGGTGATATTTATGATCGTTCTAATCCATTCAATTTCGATAATGGTTCGGGTGGACTGTTAAATAATCTGTCAGTAAATGGAGGGGATGTTTTGGAATTGTCATTTCAAGCAACAGGCGATGGTGTCGGAGATTATGTTGGCGTCGAATTATCTGTAACTTATGCAGTGCCTGAGCCAACTACGTATCTACTCATTATCACTACTGGACTTTGTGCCACGTTCTATTTGTGGCGAAAACGACAACGGGAGGAAATAGCATATTCGTCTTAA